One Caulobacter segnis genomic window carries:
- a CDS encoding lysophospholipid acyltransferase family protein yields the protein MSDKRQPWVQDLLWRLEALGFDLFIGAVRLMGVDRASDFGGWLGRTFGPLSGAHKVATRNLKLAFPEKDAAWRATMLREQWDGLGRSFAEFPLMDKILPSTGRVEVVNKERLAEIAEKKIPVVFVSGHLSNWEVMPAAIVDSGVVCEMTYRAANNPYVDKRIKDSRFRYGVRLFAPKGGDGARELLEGMKKGSSVALMNDQKFNSGVAAPFFGHDARTAPGPTRLAIRFGTVLQPMSVQRLKGARFRAVVHDPIVPPSTGDRTADIEAGVRMINAFMEERIRERPAEWFWVHRRWPNEVYAELAERERAAGAGEGA from the coding sequence ATGTCGGATAAGCGTCAGCCTTGGGTTCAGGATCTGCTGTGGCGGTTGGAGGCCCTGGGCTTCGACCTCTTCATCGGGGCCGTGCGCCTGATGGGCGTGGACCGCGCCTCGGATTTCGGCGGCTGGCTGGGCCGCACCTTCGGGCCATTGAGCGGCGCGCACAAGGTCGCCACCCGGAACCTGAAGCTGGCCTTCCCGGAAAAGGACGCGGCCTGGCGCGCGACCATGCTGCGCGAGCAGTGGGATGGCCTGGGCCGCTCGTTCGCCGAGTTTCCGCTGATGGACAAGATCCTGCCGTCCACCGGCCGGGTGGAAGTGGTCAACAAGGAGCGCCTGGCCGAGATCGCCGAGAAGAAGATCCCGGTGGTGTTCGTCTCGGGGCACCTGTCGAACTGGGAAGTGATGCCGGCGGCCATCGTCGACAGCGGCGTGGTCTGCGAGATGACCTATCGCGCGGCCAACAATCCCTATGTCGACAAGCGCATCAAGGACAGCCGCTTCCGCTACGGCGTGCGCCTGTTCGCGCCCAAGGGCGGCGACGGGGCCCGCGAGCTGCTGGAAGGCATGAAGAAGGGCAGTTCCGTGGCCCTGATGAACGACCAGAAGTTCAACAGCGGCGTGGCCGCGCCGTTCTTCGGCCATGACGCCCGCACCGCGCCGGGGCCGACGCGACTGGCGATCCGTTTTGGCACGGTGCTGCAGCCGATGTCGGTGCAGCGCCTGAAGGGCGCGCGCTTCCGGGCGGTGGTCCACGATCCGATCGTCCCGCCCAGCACCGGCGACCGCACGGCCGACATCGAGGCTGGCGTGCGGATGATCAACGCCTTCATGGAAGAGCGCATCCGCGAGCGGCCGGCCGAGTGGTTCTGGGTCCACCGCCGCTGGCCCAACGAGGTCTATGCGGAACTGGCCGAACGCGAGCGCGCGGCGGGGGCGGGCGAGGGCGCCTAG
- a CDS encoding helix-turn-helix domain-containing protein, whose translation MSSNIDVHLGKRLRRRRRLLGLTQQQLAGTVGVRFQQIQKYECGANRISAARLWQLSEALEVPVGYFYDGLSDARQETTGEAAEGGEMFARKETLDLIRAYYLLGERPRRRLLDLAKSLNGGPEHADA comes from the coding sequence ATGAGTAGCAATATCGACGTCCATCTCGGTAAGCGTCTTCGCCGCCGCCGGCGTCTGCTGGGCCTCACCCAGCAACAGTTGGCCGGCACGGTGGGCGTCCGGTTCCAGCAGATCCAGAAGTACGAGTGCGGCGCCAACCGCATCTCCGCCGCGCGCCTGTGGCAGCTGTCCGAGGCCCTGGAGGTGCCGGTCGGCTACTTCTACGACGGCCTGTCGGACGCGCGCCAGGAAACGACCGGCGAGGCGGCCGAGGGCGGCGAGATGTTCGCCCGCAAGGAAACGCTGGACCTGATCCGCGCCTACTACCTGCTGGGCGAGCGTCCGCGCCGTCGCCTGCTGGACCTGGCCAAGTCGCTGAACGGCGGCCCCGAGCATGCCGACGCCTGA
- the hisN gene encoding histidinol-phosphatase — protein sequence MTLSADRLTALDAFIIDLNRASAEVILPLFRADHGLEDKGAGKNLPRDTHAAFDPVTEADRGAEAAIRRLIGERFPEHGVIGEEYGEDRPDAEFVWVLDPIDGTRAFISGLPLWTTLIGLRHQGRPVLGSIGQPYVGEVFVGHAGGSRLLSRGGETPIRVRACANLNDAVIATTDADACFDGAERGAWLQVRAASKLARLGCDAYAYAMVAMGKMDMVIEAGLKSWDIEAAIPLVEGAGGLVTNWRGEPVGPNGGQMVISGDRRPLDEALVSLRRSAK from the coding sequence ATGACGCTTTCCGCTGATCGGCTCACGGCGCTCGACGCCTTCATCATCGACCTAAACCGGGCCTCGGCGGAGGTGATCCTGCCGCTGTTCCGGGCCGACCACGGCCTGGAGGACAAGGGGGCGGGCAAGAACCTCCCGCGCGACACCCACGCGGCCTTCGACCCGGTGACCGAGGCCGACCGCGGCGCCGAGGCGGCGATCCGCCGGCTGATCGGCGAGCGGTTCCCCGAGCACGGCGTGATCGGCGAGGAATATGGCGAGGATCGCCCCGACGCCGAGTTCGTCTGGGTGCTGGACCCCATCGACGGCACGCGCGCCTTCATCTCCGGCCTACCCCTATGGACCACCCTGATCGGCCTGCGCCACCAGGGTCGCCCGGTGCTGGGCTCCATCGGCCAGCCCTATGTCGGCGAGGTCTTCGTGGGCCACGCCGGCGGCTCGCGCCTGCTGTCGCGCGGCGGGGAAACGCCGATCCGCGTGCGCGCGTGCGCCAACCTCAACGACGCCGTCATCGCCACCACCGACGCCGACGCCTGTTTCGACGGCGCCGAGCGCGGCGCCTGGCTGCAGGTGCGCGCGGCTTCCAAGCTGGCCCGCCTGGGCTGCGACGCCTACGCCTACGCCATGGTCGCCATGGGCAAGATGGACATGGTCATCGAGGCGGGCCTGAAGTCCTGGGACATCGAGGCCGCCATCCCCCTGGTCGAGGGCGCCGGCGGCTTGGTCACCAACTGGCGCGGCGAGCCCGTCGGCCCGAACGGCGGCCAGATGGTCATCTCCGGTGACCGCCGCCCGCTGGACGAGGCCCTGGTCAGTCTGAGGCGTTCGGCGAAATAA
- a CDS encoding alpha/beta fold hydrolase, with the protein MTETPALLVSIPEAPVPDNGKAEWFRGADGATLRAATFFPPGPPRGSVVLSPGRSEPIEKYFEVVEDLLSCGFAVLLHDWRGQGLSARGLPDRLKGHARGFKTFLSDYKALLDAFEARMPKPWIALSHSMGGCLTMLALAHGEARFSAAVLSAPMLGLNSAGVPPWLAKPLAWTMSRVGLAGEYVSAAYDPLVQTFQGDGLTHDETRYDRYQAQLRANPEIALGGMTWGWADFAISACAWLRRSKGVEAISIPVTIAAAELDNRVLNADAESIANRIPKGRYVEVPGAFHEILIETDPRRAIFWRAFDETVDPIAPKEPLISPNASD; encoded by the coding sequence ATGACGGAGACACCGGCGCTTCTGGTCTCGATTCCCGAGGCTCCGGTTCCCGACAACGGTAAGGCCGAATGGTTTCGCGGCGCGGATGGGGCGACCCTCCGCGCCGCGACGTTCTTTCCGCCAGGCCCGCCCCGAGGTTCGGTGGTGCTCAGCCCCGGACGCAGCGAGCCGATCGAGAAGTATTTCGAGGTCGTCGAGGACCTCCTAAGCTGCGGCTTCGCCGTGCTGCTGCACGACTGGCGAGGGCAGGGGCTTTCGGCCCGAGGCCTTCCCGACCGCCTGAAGGGCCACGCCCGGGGCTTCAAGACCTTCCTGTCCGACTACAAGGCGCTGCTCGACGCGTTCGAGGCCCGCATGCCCAAGCCGTGGATCGCCCTGAGCCACTCCATGGGCGGCTGCCTGACCATGCTGGCCCTGGCCCATGGCGAGGCGCGATTCTCGGCGGCCGTGCTGTCCGCGCCGATGCTGGGCCTCAACAGCGCCGGCGTGCCGCCGTGGCTGGCCAAGCCCCTGGCCTGGACGATGTCGCGTGTCGGCCTGGCCGGCGAGTATGTGTCGGCCGCCTATGATCCGCTGGTCCAGACCTTTCAGGGCGATGGCCTGACCCACGACGAGACCCGCTACGACCGCTATCAGGCCCAGTTGCGGGCCAATCCCGAGATCGCCCTGGGCGGCATGACCTGGGGCTGGGCCGATTTCGCCATCTCGGCCTGCGCCTGGCTGCGGCGGAGCAAGGGCGTGGAGGCGATCTCCATCCCGGTGACCATCGCCGCCGCCGAGCTGGACAACCGGGTGCTGAACGCCGACGCGGAATCGATCGCCAACCGCATCCCGAAAGGCCGTTACGTGGAGGTCCCGGGCGCCTTCCACGAGATCCTGATCGAGACCGACCCGCGCCGGGCGATCTTCTGGCGCGCCTTCGACGAGACGGTCGATCCGATCGCGCCGAAGGAACCGCTTATTTCGCCGAACGCCTCAGACTGA
- a CDS encoding SCP2 sterol-binding domain-containing protein, producing MATIQEVTDRIKAAVGDDSGLGKSLKFDLKDAGVIHIDGGSVTNEDKPADLTMTLSLDDLLAIGAGSLDPTMAVMTGKLKLSDMGAAMALQPKMGALFAKMR from the coding sequence ATGGCCACTATTCAGGAAGTCACCGATCGCATCAAAGCCGCCGTCGGCGACGACAGCGGTCTGGGCAAGAGCCTGAAGTTCGACCTGAAGGACGCCGGCGTCATCCACATCGACGGCGGCTCGGTGACGAACGAAGACAAGCCGGCCGACCTGACCATGACGCTCAGCCTGGACGATCTGCTGGCCATCGGCGCCGGTTCGCTGGACCCGACCATGGCCGTCATGACCGGCAAGCTGAAGCTGTCGGACATGGGCGCCGCCATGGCCCTGCAGCCCAAGATGGGCGCCCTGTTCGCCAAGATGCGCTAA
- a CDS encoding DUF2987 domain-containing protein, with protein MSRPLALILAAVLAATAGPAFAEKSAQATKVLPFLDKFLKVPAAERSRLKLTYAVRHDGQMLPNLKATLVERGGARTPLPVDGEGYFERLPTLAQLEGDPAIVFDVPVGWKMGSMMTFGTQLKPAQDYDARELAATVTEANTVIGKAAGVAAFMAPKMTGVVFPKAESGMIAFADGHSAPLPKVNEFPYFRPADHQGAVRVKLTRTPTKVAFYDGKK; from the coding sequence ATGAGTCGGCCGCTCGCGCTGATCCTGGCCGCCGTGCTGGCCGCGACCGCCGGTCCGGCCTTCGCCGAGAAGTCGGCCCAGGCGACCAAGGTGCTGCCGTTCCTGGACAAGTTCCTGAAGGTGCCCGCCGCCGAACGCTCGCGCCTGAAGCTGACCTATGCGGTCCGCCACGATGGCCAGATGCTGCCGAACCTCAAAGCCACCCTGGTCGAGCGCGGCGGCGCGCGCACGCCGCTGCCGGTCGACGGCGAGGGTTATTTCGAGCGCCTGCCGACCCTGGCCCAGCTGGAGGGCGATCCAGCCATCGTGTTCGACGTGCCCGTGGGCTGGAAGATGGGCTCGATGATGACTTTTGGCACCCAGCTGAAGCCGGCGCAGGACTATGACGCGCGCGAGTTGGCGGCGACGGTGACCGAGGCCAACACCGTTATCGGGAAGGCCGCTGGCGTGGCGGCCTTCATGGCCCCGAAGATGACCGGCGTCGTCTTTCCCAAGGCCGAAAGTGGGATGATCGCCTTCGCCGACGGCCATAGCGCGCCGTTGCCGAAGGTCAACGAATTTCCCTATTTCCGCCCGGCCGACCACCAGGGCGCCGTACGGGTAAAGTTGACAAGAACCCCGACTAAGGTCGCCTTCTATGACGGGAAGAAATAA